A stretch of DNA from Thiothrix subterranea:
AGCGCGTCATTTCCAAACCGCGATGGCTACGGTGCGCCAATTGGAATTTGCACTGTTTGACATGCGTTTGCACCTTGATCCGCAAGCGGCAGAACCCGGCAAGTTGGAAGCTATTCGTCAGGAAGTGTTGGCGCAAGTGGCAGTGATTACGCCACCCGCGTTTAACCGGATGCCGAACAGTTTTACTCACGTTTTTGCCGGTGGTTACGCGGCAGGCTATTACAGCTACAAGTGGGCGGAAGTGTTGTCGGCGGATGCGTTTGCTCGCTTTGAAGAAGAAGGCTTGTTTGACGCAGGCGTGGGCGAAGCATTTTTGCGGGAAGTGCTGCAAGTCGGTGGTTCACGCAAAGCAATGGAGTCGTTTGTCGCTTTCCGTGGGCGCAAACCTTCCGCCGATGCCCTGCTCCGTCACAGCGGTCTTACCGTATGAAGATTGCGACATGGAACGTCAATTCGTTGCGGGTACGCTTGCCACACGTATTGCAATGGCTGGAAGCTGCGCAACCAGACGTACTCGCGATTCAGGAAACCAAAACGGTGGATGAGCAGTTTCCGCTGGCAGAGCTGGAAGCGGCTGGTTACAACGCGGTATTCGCCGGGCAGAAAACCTATAACGGCGTGGCGATTTTGAGTAAATCACTCGCCACCGACGTTGTTACTGACATCCCGGATTTAGACGATCCGCAACGCCGTATCCTTGCCGCGACCATTGATGGCGTGCGCGTCGTGAATTTGTACGTGGTCAACGGTGCGGAAATTGGCTCGGACAAATACGCTTACAAGTTCGATTGGCTGGCGAAAGTGACTGATTGGTTACAGCAACAAGCCGCGTTTTATCCGCAATTGGTGGTGCTGGGCGATTTCAATATTGCCCCCGAAGATCGTGATGTGCATGACCCGGTGGCGTGGGGGGAAGGCATCCTTTGCTCCCCCGCTGAACGTGGCGCGTTGCAAGCGATTCAAGCCTTGGGTTTAAGCGATACCTTCCGTCAGTTTGTGCAGCCTGACAAGAGCTTTAGCTGGTGGGATTACCGTGGCGGTGGTTTCCGGCGCAATCACGGATTGCGGATTGATTTGATTCTTGCCAGCAAGCCCTTAGCAGATGCGTGTCAGTCGTGTGTGATTGACCGTGAACCGCGCACCTGGGAAAAGCCTTCCGACCATACGCCGGTGGTGGCGGAGTTTACACGGTGATACGGTATTTGCTGATCGGTATAACCGTATTTGTGCTGACGGTTGCGGGTAAATGGTGGTTTGATACCCGCCCTAGCACTGCCCTACCCATCATCGCGCTGAGTCTGCAAACCCCGTGTGATTTGCACCAAGCGCCGTGTGTGGCGAGTGATGCACAAGGGCGGCGTTTACGTTTCAGCATTAATCCCTCAAGTATTCCGTTGATGGAGGAGCTGACCGTACAGGTCGACACCAACGGTTTGACAGACATTAACAATCTGCGCCTGACGGTCGAAGGCGTAAATATGTTCATGGGCTACCAATACGCCGATTTGAAATCCATAGGCGCAACGCAATTCCAAGGCAAACTGATTTTGCCGGTGTGTACGCTGGAAAGAATGGAATGGTTGACGACTGTAGACGTCTTTACCCCCGCTGCGAAGCTGCAAGCCAAGATTCCATTCGTGACGATGAGCAGCAAAGCTTTACCGCCGTTTAACCAAAATCTGCTTAATAAATAGTCAAAACAATGTGCTTTAGCCGTCAGGCGTAAAAACGGTGGTGTCTATCTGCTGAAGATTGTTATTTAGCCTGCGATAGCGTTTCATTGCTGCCATGTCAGAACGCAGTACATTTTTCATGGTAAACAATAAAAACAACATGCCATTGTTGGCAGCCGTATTGCTATTAGCCGCTTTCAGTATCGGTTCCGCCAAATTATCGGCAACTACTCCTACACCATTGCCAGTAGCGGCGGTTAATACCGCTTCAACCGATAATTTAGCCCTGTCGGTGATATTAGCAAGTGATCTCTCTGTGGCAGTAAGGGATATTACTTGGCGCATCCGCGCCGCCGATGGCAGCTACGAACAGCGTTACATTGGGCCTTCGCCGTCGCTCAGTGTACCTAGCGGTCAATACGAAATAACACTGTTGATTGGTACTTATAGCGCCACTCAAACCGTTAAGGTCTTGGAAGGGAAACTCAGCCGTCTCGCTGTTACTGCCAATATCGGGCGTTTACGGATCAATAGCTCGCATCCTGCTGATTGGAAAATTACTGCTCAACAGGGAGCAGATGCGGGAAAAGTCGTGAGCAGCAGCAAAGGTAGTAAAATCCTCAATACCCTCTTGCCACCCGGTGAATACGACGTATTAGCCAGCCGTGGCGATGGCATTCAACATTCGCAGCGCTTGCACGTCACCTCTGGTAAACTCAGTGCCGCTACTATCCAAATGCCTTCTGGCAAAGTGACATTGGTTGCAACCCTTGCTAATGGCCCCGCCCTGCGCCCGATGAGTTGGGCAGTGTATCGGCTCGATGATGGCAAGCAAACCATTGCAACCCCGCGCCGTCATTCGGCCAATCTCGAAGTAGCACCGGGTCATTACGAAGCCGTGGCAACCTTGGATGGGCAAGAACGCCGTCGCGCCTTTACGGTATTGACGGGGACAAGTAACCGCATTGTGATTGCAAT
This window harbors:
- the xth gene encoding exodeoxyribonuclease III, translated to MKIATWNVNSLRVRLPHVLQWLEAAQPDVLAIQETKTVDEQFPLAELEAAGYNAVFAGQKTYNGVAILSKSLATDVVTDIPDLDDPQRRILAATIDGVRVVNLYVVNGAEIGSDKYAYKFDWLAKVTDWLQQQAAFYPQLVVLGDFNIAPEDRDVHDPVAWGEGILCSPAERGALQAIQALGLSDTFRQFVQPDKSFSWWDYRGGGFRRNHGLRIDLILASKPLADACQSCVIDREPRTWEKPSDHTPVVAEFTR